The Sardina pilchardus chromosome 19, fSarPil1.1, whole genome shotgun sequence genome window below encodes:
- the LOC134066187 gene encoding cadherin-6-like, producing MRSGLLPPLLLPLLLVQQCGVALATLRTIGGLRRGPGTGPAVAQGGGLEAGGPSGGVEILLRRSKRGWAWNQFYLMEEFMGDSMQYVGKLHSDQDPGDGTVRYVLTGEGAGELFTIDQRSGDIHATKRLDREERSVYTLRARAVSNRTGRALEDWTNFTIKIHDINDNAPTFTKSVYMASVPEMSDVGTSVITVTATDADDISYGNSARVVYSILQGQPYFSVEPNTGVIRTALQDMNRENREHYQVVIQGKDMAGQMGGLSGTTTVSITLSDVNNNPPRFPQGVYQFSIPESAQPGSVIGVLHARDNDVGRNAEMEYKITSEDGRDLFKVNTDKDTQEGVLTLNRHVDYETKRMHTLRVQVDNRYLDPRFRSLGPFHDTALVKVAVEDENEPPVFLRSSYVMEVPESAPAGTIVGAVSAIDPDNNRSPVKYSVDRHTDMDRVFNVYPGNGSVYLQKSLDRETLPWHNISIRAEEFNSQNQISRVPVSIKVLDVNDNPPSFATFYETFVCENAKAGQRIQMISATDPDEPIGGQRFSFHLAPEASVKANFTVRDNNDNTAMILTLRSGYSRLHRSRYLIPVVIADGGSPTLSSTNTLTVRVCSCDRDGNMKLCNAEAQALTAGLSTGALVAILLCVCILLMLVVLFAALRRQRKKEPLIISKEDVRDNVVSYNDEGGGEEDTQAFDIGTLRNPEALEDSKLRRDIIPDALYPPLPRRPPPSSAAAAIGGAGSGAVPGALRDNADVRDFIAQRLAENDSDPTAPPYDSLATYAYEGSGSVAHSLSSLESAASDGDHDYNYLSDWGPRFKKLADMYGTEDSDKDS from the exons ATGCGGAGCGGACTACTGCCGCCGcttctgctgccgctgctgttaGTCCAGCAGTGCGGCGTGGCGCTGGCCACGCTCAGGACTATCGGGGGGCTGCGGCGGGGGCCCGGGACCGGGCCGGCGGTGGCCCAGGGCGGAGGGCTGGAGGCCGGGGGCCCCAGCGGGGGCGTGGAGATCCTGCTGCGGCGCTCCAAGCGCGGCTGGGCCTGGAACCAGTTCTACCTGATGGAGGAGTTCATGGGCGACAGCATGCAGTACGTGGGCAAG CTCCACTCTGACCAGGACCCCGGGGACGGGACGGTGCGCTACGTTCTGACGGGCGAGGGCGCGGGCGAGCTCTTCACCATCGACCAGCGCTCGGGCGACATCCACGCCACCAAGCGGCTGGACCGCGAGGAGCGCTCCGTCTACACGCTGCGGGCGCGCGCCGTCAGCAACCGCACGGGCCGCGCCCTCGAGGACTGGACCAACTTCACCATCAAGATCCACGACATCAACGACAACGCGCCCACCTTCACCAAGTCCGTCTACATGGCCAGCGTGCCCGAGATGTCCGACGTGG GGACGTCAGTGATAACGGTGACGGCCACAGACGCTGACGACATCTCCTATGGCAACAGCGCCCGCGTGGTCTACAGCATCCTCCAGGGCCAGCCCTACTTCTCTGTGGAGCCCAACACAG gcgtCATCCGGACGGCGCTGCAGGACATGAACAGGGAGAACCGGGAGCACTACCAGGTGGTGATCCAGGGCAAGGACATGGCCGGCCAGATGGGGGGGCTGTCAGGGACCACCACCGTCAGCATCACGCTCAGCGACGTCAACAACAACCCGCCACGCTTCCCTcagg GTGTGTATCAGTTCAGCATTCCTGAGTCGGCACAGCCAGGTTCCGTGATCGGCGTTCTTCACGCGCGGGACAACGACGTAGGCAGGAACGCCGAGATGGAGTACAAGATCACCAGCGAGGACGGACGCGACCTGTTCAAGGTCAACACCGACAAGGACACCCAGGAGGGGGTCCTCACCCTCAACCGA CACGTGGACTACGAGACCAAACGCATGCACACGCTGAGGGTTCAGGTGGACAACCGCTACCTGGACCCGCGCTTCCGCTCGCTGGGGCCGTTCCACGACACGGCGCTGGTCAAGGTGGCGGTGGAGGACGAGAACGAGCCGCCCGTCTTCCTGCGGTCGTCGTACGTGATGGAGGTGCCGGAGAGCGCCCCCGCGGGCACCATCGTAGGGGCGGTCAGCGCCATAGACCCCGACAATAACCGCAGCCCTGTCAA GTACTCCGTTGACCGGCACACGGATATGGACCGCGTCTTCAACGTGTACCCGGGGAACGGCTCGGTCTACCTCCAGAAGAGCCTGGACCGTGAGACGCTACCCTGGCACAACATCTCCATCAGGGCTGAGGAGTTCA ACAGTCAGAATCAGATCAGCCGGGTGCCCGTGTCCATCAAAGTCCTGGACGTCAACGACAACCCTCCGAGCTTCGCCACCTTCTACGAGACCTTTGTCTGTGAAAACGCCAAGGCTGGACAG AGGATTCAGATGATCAGCGCCACTGATCCGGACGAGCCAATCGGGGGCCAGCGCTTCTCGTTCCATCTTGCGCCCGAAGCCTCGGTCAAAGCCAACTTCACAGTCCGAGACAATAACG ACAACACGGCGATGATCCTGACGCTGCGCAGCGGCTACAGCCGCCTCCACCGCAGCCGCTACCTCATCCCCGTGGTGATCGCCGACGGCGGGAGCCCCACGCTGAGCAGCACCAACACGCTGACGGTGCGCGTGTGCTCGTGCGACCGCGACGGCAACATGAAGCTGTGCAACGCCGAGGCCCAGGCGCTGACCGCCGGACTCAGCACCGGAGCACTGGTGGCCATCCTGCTCTGCGTCTGCATACTACTGA tgctggtggtgctgtttGCCGCCCTGCGGCGCCAGCGCAAGAAGGAGCCGCTGATCATCTCCAAGGAGGACGTGCGCGACAACGTGGTCAGCTACAACGACGAGGGCGGCGGCGAGGAGGACACGCAGGCCTTCGACATCGGCACGCTGCGCAACCCCGAGGCGCTGGAGGACAGCAAGCTGCGGCGCGACATCATCCCCGACGCCCTCTACCCGCCGCTGCCGCGCAGGCCTCCCCCgtcgtcggcggcggcggcgatcgGCGGCGCCGGGTCCGGCGCGGTGCCGGGGGCCCTCCGGGACAACGCCGACGTGCGGGACTTCATCGCCCAGCGGCTGGCGGAGAACGACTCGGACCCGACGGCGCCGCCGTACGACTCGCTGGCCACCTACGCGTACGAGGGCAGCGGATCGGTGGCGCACAGCCTGAGCTCGCTGGAGTCGGCGGCCAGCGACGGCGACCACGACTACAACTATCTGAGCGACTGGGGCCCGCGCTTCAAGAAGCTCGCCGACATGTACGGCACCGAGGACAGCGACAAGGATTCTtaa